From a single Ornithodoros turicata isolate Travis chromosome 8, ASM3712646v1, whole genome shotgun sequence genomic region:
- the LOC135366847 gene encoding mitochondrial intermediate peptidase-like has product MVPGTRSGGFLKRVAHTSFRSRALTTWSPLAFCFNNVGVRRTGLRLGFNERTGLFGHSVLREPSGFYLLKEEAISDAETYVAEATNHKRDRKMVQVFDDLSDALCRVADLAEFIRIGHPEGRFSAAALDASASISSLVEKLNTNKELYNALRQVAEHGDIVPTTEEDNHVSKLFLADFEQSGIHLDAETRRKVVALNDHILHVGGYFTNNALQPRSVKKSQLPENIRNCFAIEGENVVIPGLYADAVNELIREAAYRVYLFPDQHQSQLLDELLSSRHCLANLCGFPTYAHRALRGSIAGNPDGVQEFLGILSSELRPRADENYAEMLNMKVSGNRHAKVLHPWDVPYYTSQSRQSRFLMKAALYSPYLSLGCCMDGLNEIFNSLYGVSLEVEEVKNGEVWSPDVIKLAVKEEGGLLGYIYCDFFERPEKPNQDCHFTIQGGRMLPDGTYQVPVVVLMLSLPTNQWTGPPLLTPSMVDNLFHEMGHAMHSMLARTRYQHVTGTRCATDLAEVPSILMEYFASDPRVVSVFARHYQTGEPMPYQMAQSLWQSRYHFSASEMQLQVFYAMLDQKYHGKHPLGKSTTEILAETQDQHYGLPHVPNTAWQLRFGHLVGYGAKYYSYLMSRAVAAWTWQQVFKDNPFSREAGAKYRRELLSHGGSVPAKDLVSSFLQKDVTPMNLAGSLISDIDSALIDAMPQT; this is encoded by the exons ATGGTTCCCGGGACAAGATCCGGTGGCTTTCTGAAGCGTGTGGCGCACACAAGTTTTCGTTCGAGGGCTCTCACAACTTGGTCACCTCTGGCCTTCTGCTTTAATAATGTGGGAGTTCGCAGAACAGGGCTTCGCCTGGGTTTCAACGAGCGCACG GGGTTATTCGGTCATTCAGTGCTTCGTGAACCATCAGGGTTTTACCTGCTGAAGGAAGAAGCAATAAGTGATGCAGAGACATATGTAGCCGAAGCCACAAACCACAAGCGGGACCGTAAAATGGTTCAAGTCTTCGACGACCTTTCGGATGCCCTTTGCCGGGTAGCCGATCTG GCCGAATTTATCAGGATAGGACATCCAGAAGGAAGATTCTCTGCTGCAGCCTTGGATGCTTCAGCGTCTATCAGTAGCCTGGTAGAAAA GCTCAACACAAATAAGGAGCTCTATAATGCACTGAGGCAGGTGGCAGAGCATGGTGATATTGTTCCCACAACTGAGGAGGACAACCACGTTTCAAAACTTTTTTTGGCTGATTTTGAGCAGAGCGGCATTCATTTGGACGCAGAAACT agaAGGAAGGTGGTTGCCCTGAATGACCATATTCTTCATGTAGGAGGCTATTTCACAAACAATGCCCTGCAACCCCGCTCTGTGAAGAAATCGCAGCTTCCAGAAAACATTAGAAATTG TTTTGCCATtgagggagagaacgttgttatACCTGGACTGTACGCTGATGCTGTGAATGAACTG ATCCGAGAGGCTGCTTACCGGGTCTATCTGTTCCCGGACCAGCATCAGAGCCAGCTGTTGGACGAGCTCTTGAGCTCTCGTCATTGCCTGGCGAACCTGTGTGGTTTTCCAACTTATGCCCACAGAGCACTAAGGGGCAGCATTGCTGGAAACCCTGATGGTGTGCAGGAATTCCTTGGAATTTTGTCCTCAGAGCTGAGACCTAG GGCTGATGAAAATTACGCAGAGATGTTAAACATGAAGGTATCTGGCAACAGGCATGCAAAG GTGCTTCACCCTTGGGATGTACCTTATTATACGTCACAGTCACGGCAATCGAG GTTCCTTATGAAGGCAGCACTTTACAGCCCTTACCTTTCATTGGGCTGCTGCATGGATGGATTGAACGAGATATTTAATTCATTGTATGGTGTCTCACTTGAAGTGGAGGAAGTGAAGAATGGCGAAGTGTGGAGTCCAGACGTGATTAAGCTG GCCGTGAAAGAGGAAGGCGGCCTTCTTGGTTACATCTACTGTGACTTTTTCGAAAGGCCAGAAAAGCCTAACCAGGATTGCCATTTCACAATTCAGGGTGGTCGCATGCTTCCTGATGGGACCTATCAG GTTCCAGTTGTGGTTCTGATGCTTAGCCTTCCCACAAATCAGTGGACAGGCCCACCTCTTCTGACACCCAGTATGGTGGACAACCTGTTCCATGAAATGGGGCATGCCATGCACTCCATGTTGGCACGGACACGCTACCAGCATGTTACGGGCACACGCTGTGCTACGGACCTGGCAGAAGTTCCTTCTATTCTCATGGAATACTTCGCCTCTGACCCCAGA GTTGTTTCAGTGTTTGCCAGGCACTATCAGACTGGAGAGCCGATGCCTTACCAAATGGCACAATCCCTCTGGCAGTCGCGGTACCATTTTTCTGCAAGTGAAATGCAGCTTCAGGTGTTCTATGCCATGCTGGATCAGAAGTATCACGGTAAACACCCTCTGGGGAAATCGACGACAGAAATTCTTGCCGAGACGCAGGACCAGCATTACGGGTTGCCTCATGTTCCAAACACT GCCTGGCAGTTGAGGTTTGGTCACTTGGTCGGATACGGCGCGAAATACTATTCCTACCTCATGTCAAGGGCAGTGGCGGCCTGGACGTGGCAGCAGGTGTTCAAAGATAATCCTTTCAGCCGTGAAGCAGGGGCAAAGTATAGGCGAGAGCTGCTCTCGCATGGAGGATCTGTGCCAGCTAAGGATCTTGTTAGCA GTTTCCTCCAGAAAGATGTGACTCCAATGAATCTGGCTGGTTCTCTCATCTCGGACATCGACAGCGCCCTCATTGATGCCATGCCTCAGACATAG
- the LOC135366851 gene encoding NFU1 iron-sulfur cluster scaffold homolog, mitochondrial-like, with protein sequence MASRVAAVLGRRYCSYLRKELSRPFQHDSKVEVYQRRSFNTSWVSCMFVQTQDTPNPNCLKFLPGVPVLEKGTADFPTISAAKGSPLAKHLFRVEGVKAVFFGSDFITVTKDDDEREWKVLKPQIFATIMDFFSSGLPVISEGAEPVAPDTQPQEGDSETVLMIKEILETRIRPTVQEDGGDIVYMGFDDGVVKLKLQGSCTGCPSSTVTLKAGIQNMLQFYVPEVKSVEQVIDEAEVVANKEFQKLEDTIRRKGVDP encoded by the coding sequence atggcgtCGCGCGTCGCAGCTGTTTTGGGACGTAGATATTGCTCCTATTTGCGTAAGGAActgtctcggccgtttcagcatgaCAGCAAGGTTGAAGTGTACCAGAGGCGCAGTTTCAACACATCCTGGGTTTCATGTATGTTCGTCCAAACTCAGGATACTCCTAACCCGAACTGTCTGAAGTTCCTGCCGGGAGTACCGGTGCTGGAGAAAGGCACCGCTGATTTCCCCACGATCTCTGCTGCCAAAGGTTCCCCTTTGGCAAAGCACTTGTTTCGCGTGGAAGGCGTCAAGGCAGTCTTCTTTGGCTCGGATTTTATCACAGTGACCAAAGATGATGACGAGAGAGAATGGAAGGTTTTAAAACCCCAAATTTTCGCCACGATCATGGACTTCTTCAGTTCAGGGCTTCCTGTCATCAGTGAAGGTGCAGAGCCAGTAGCACCGGATACGCAACCGCAAGAGGGCGATAGCGAGACGGTATTGATGATCAAGGAAATATTGGAAACGAGAATAAGACCGACGGTCCAGGAGGACGGTGGCGATATAGTCTACATGGGATTTGATGATGGAGTTGTGAAGCTCAAGCTTCAGGGTTCTTGCACTGGTTGCCCAAGTTCAACGGTGACCCTGAAAGCTGGAATACAGAATATGCTTCAGTTTTACGTTCCTGAAGTAAAGTCTGTTGAGCAGGTTATCGACGAAGCAGAAGTGGTGGCGAACAAAGAGTTTCAGAAGCTGGAAGACACCATCCGTCGCAAAGGAGTTGATCCCTAG
- the LOC135367563 gene encoding uncharacterized protein LOC135367563: MAKTAQAVKYSKKKKKKKKKKDKDEKGKMAHDCRLIRRTGSSRSAQYGQMITGHLLTPKAQGDKCSPTVSFPNFPIMEPEASREDCSDSAIDRLKKKRAVVRRAATKVMNELDVMLITETTPVGAFEEKVEVLKFKEKELQKLDLEIESLISIDDLDDEVEGSATYQERIVVTRTRVDRRTATTGAMRQITVVPSSVAPSAPIGRTPATVKLPKLEIPKFNGDIRSWQSFWNQFVSTIDQNTRLSSIDKFKYLKSYITGKAASAIEGLQMTEENYPIATDILKERFGSNNLIIDDHMSRLLHIKHVHDVTNVQKLRAMFDELQTGRTQKSWNLQNLEFIRKHSTTSENADGELELFIDFLKKEVETRERGQQHSPRPERRSGNRYPPPPSASVLASGAHPGRLDEHKCIFCSTEDHASADCNSSMPVSERKGLLKKENGCFRCTMRNHTSRFCRSMRWMKCSKCSGRHASSMCEARQKEDRDQSSAEATLQSSLKVKDHARCAPQRIILQTAQAWAEGERTRLLVRMMLDGGSQRTFIRRDISEKLRLRVLDEEDLSIFTFGDVTSKGHSKCKRVELWLRSQYDRRQIRVEALEVPHICTDLMQAPPDIINRHLRNKDMQIADTTPLGSRCENGIGFLIGCDYYWEVVTGNVRRLDDKLVAMETIFGWTLQGPAVSSTTSTAICSSIVGIMRVVVTENNEELSQRMRSFWELKHIGITDSKTELCDKGEVMQRLGESVKYENGRYEVSLPWKQNADKLADNKDMALSRLRSLTARLMKNQSLLQEYDTGIREYLKKGFAEVVTESETVTEPIFYMPHQAVIRNNRITTKLRIVFDASSRSEDQLSLNDTLSAGPNLNPDLTTLLLRFRLYNIAILADIEKAFLQVSLSTKDRNALRFIWYESLPQPGKELPKLVTWRMTRVPFGATSSPFLLAATIRYHLKRMMDQYPVTARILSENFYVDDLVTGADDVEEAKRTCREASEIMTTAGMRLRKWTSNVKDVQEFMTEEAEGEIHAQTSSTPQQKVLGVAWNPGKDEFLFDMQSLLDFLHSRRDNKRFVLQAVARIFDPFGFLTPMTTTVKILFQELWRLGIEWDERIPEDLYKGWDKWCNQLPDIRHVSVPRKFAEDVRLACVKKSLHTFCDASPKAYGAVIYLICSKPGEEPRCSLVISKARVAPLKKLSLPRLELMATLIGARLAHFVKEATDLQGIESYYWTDSTVALQWIKSSADKWKQFVSNRVIEVQQLSSPENWRHCPGRENPADLLTRGMLPSTLAGNRTWWNGPQWLCSPKHNWPTTNSTPVVREVEAEEKKASAALHNTAGSELVPVLDINRYSSFLRMVRVTAWVKRFKNNAQRASQSQTGPLTAKEIDDAEKHWIKAVQREVFGEEINKLRASQPLDGKSAIRDFSPYLDDDNVLRVGGRLQFSESRESTKHPLLLPADHHFTSLLIEKEHLRLLHGGICDTLGQLRERFWIIRGRQAVKKIIKRCLACRKQACKPASAPVAPLPADRVTKCKPFDVTGVDFAGPLLYRERRRDQKCYIALFTCAVTRAVHLELVTSMSTDAFLWALRRFVSRRGTPTTLYSDNATTFKRAAKDLRLMVKMVKSETVQDYFANHKIQWKYIAERAAWWGGFWERLVRTVKTTLRKVLGRSSLHFEGLTTVLSEVEAVVNSRPLTFTFSDTGEPQPLTPSHFLIGQKLTSLPSLNSAKNMSSTPEELKRRWKYQVEVTERFWNRWRREYLLELASAHRARHADCHHLRVDDIVLLHDEKVPRHMWKVCRITETFPGRDGTVRSCKIMLPNGFELRRPVQAVFPLELVD; the protein is encoded by the exons ATGGCCAAGACTGCACAGGCCGTAAAGTAcagtaaaaagaagaagaagaagaagaagaaaaaggacaaGGATGAGAAAGGAAAGATGGCACATGACTGTAGACTGATCAGACGAACAGGGAGCAGCAGGAGC GCTCAATACGGCCAAATGATcaccggacatttgctcactcCAAAGGCTCAAGGCGACAAATGCTCTCCAACCGTATCATTCCCCAATTTCCCAAT CATGGAACCCGAAGCTTCTAGAGAGGACTGTTCAGATTCAGCTATTGATCGACTAAAGAAAAAGAGAGCCGTGGTACGTAGAGCTGCGACGAAAGTAATGAACGAACTTGATGTGATGTTGATCACGGAGACAACGCCAGTCGGTGCGTTTGAGGAAAAGGTGGAAGTCTTGAAGTTCAAAGAGAAAGAACTACAGAAGTTGGACTTGGAAATCGAAAGCCTAATCAGCATCGATGACCTGGACGACGAGGTGGAAGGTTCAGCAACGTATCAGGAGCGGATTGTCGTAACAAGGACTAGAGTGGACCGCAGGACAGCGACCACAGGAGCGATGAGACAGATTACCGTAGTGCCATCTTCAGTGGCACCGTCGGCTCCCATTGGAAGGACTCCTGCCACAGTGAAGCTTCCAAAGCTGGAGATTCCGAAGTTCAACGGCGATATTCGATCTTGGCAGTCCTTCTGGAATCAGTTCGTTTCGACGATAGACCAGAATACTAGACTCTCGAGCATTGACAAGTTCAAGTACCTCAAGAGTTACATTACAGGCAAAGCGGCATCGGCTATCGAGGGGCTCCAGATGACTGAAGAGAATTATCCCATTGCAACAGACATCTTGAAGGAAAGATTTGGAAGCAATAATCTTATTATTGACGACCATATGTCTCGTCTGCTGCACATAAAACATGTTCATGACGTAACCAACGTACAGAAGTTACGAGCAATGTTCGATGAGCTTCAAACCGGC CGTACTCAGAAGAGCTGGAACTTGCAGAACTTGGAATTCATCCGCAAGCATTCTACAACCTCGGAGAACGCCGATGGGGAGCTAGAGCTGTTCATCGACTTTCTAAAGAAGGAAGTGGAGACTCGtgaaagaggacagcagcatAGCCCTCGTCCAGAGCGCCGGAGTGGAAACCGATATCCTCCGCCTCCTTCAGCCTCAGTACTTGCATCAGGCGCTCACCCCGGCCGTCTTGATGAACACAAATGCATCTTCTGTTCCACTGAAGACCACGCATCTGCGGATTGCAATTCATCAATGCCCGTCTCCGAGCGCAAGGGTTTATTGAAGAAGGAAAATGGATGTTTCCGTTGCACCATGCGTAACCACACGTCACGATTCTGCAGAAGCATGAGATGGATGAAATGTTCAAAGTGCAGCGGGAGGCATGCGTCATCCATGTGCGAAGCAAGACAGAAAGAAGATAGAGACCAGTCATCAGCAGAAGCAACGTTACAGTCTTCACTGAAAGTAAAGGACCACGCGCGGTGCGCTCCACAACGAATTATTCTACAGACAGCACAGGCGTGGGCAGAAGGTGAACGGACCCGTCTTCTTGTTCGGATGATGCTAGACGGCGGAAGCCAGCGAACGTTCATACGTCGTGACATTTCTGAGAAGCTACGTTTGAGGGTACTCGATGAGGAAGATTTGAGCATCTTCACCTTCGGGGACGTAACATCCAAGGGCCATAGCAAATGTAAGAGAGTAGAGCTGTGGCTAAGGAGCCAATATGACCGAAGGCAGATACGTGTGGAAGCACTGGAAGTACCACATATCTGCACCGATTTGATGCAAGCTCCACCAGACATAATCAACAGGCATCTGAGGAACAAGGACATGCAGATTGCAGACACAACGCCATTGGGGTCTCGATGCGAGAATGGAATAGGATTCCTTATTGGGTGTGACTATTATTGGGAGGTGGTTACCGGAAACGTACGACGACTCGACGACAAGCTTGTTGCAATGGAGACAATTTTCGGGTGGACATTGCAAGGGCCTGCTGTGTCGTCAACAACCTCAACGGCAATTTGTTCATCAATCGTTGGCATCATGAGGGTGGTCGTTACCGAAAACAACGAGGAGCTATCCCAAAGGATGAGGTCATTCTGGGAGCTCAAACACATCGGTATCACCGACTCAAAGACAGAGCTGTGCGACAAAGGCGAGGTAATGCAACGATTAGGAGAATCCGTAAAATACGAGAATGGGAGGTATGAGGTCAGCCTTCCGTGGAAGCAAAACGCTGACAAACTTGCAGACAACAAGGATATGGCACTCAGTAGACTGCGCAGCCTCACAGCCCGTCTTATGAAAAACCAGAGTCTACTCCAGGAATATGACACAGGCATTCGGGAGTATTTGAAGAAAGGATTTGCCGAAGTTGTAACAGAGAGCGAAACCGTAACTGAACCGATTTTCTACATGCCTCACCAAGCAGTGATACGGAACAACAGGATAACGACAAAGCTTAGAATAGTCTTTGACGCTTCATCCCGATCTGAGGACCAGCTTTCGCTCAATGACACACTATCAGCCGGCCCAAATTTGAATCCGGATCTCACGACGCTGCTTTTGCGCTTTCGATTGTATAACATTGCAATTCTAGCTGACATAGAGAAGGCGTTCTTGCAGGTGTCCCTTTCAACAAAGGACAGAAACGCACTTCGTTTCATCTGGTACGAGAGTCTTCCCCAACCTGGCAAAGAACTGCCAAAGCTGGTCACCTGGAGGATGACGAGGGTGCCCTTTGGAGCCACTTCCAGCCCCTTTCTATTGGCGGCAACGATCCGGTACCACCTGAAGAGGATGATGGATCAGTATCCTGTCACTGCCAGAATACTTAGCGAGAACTTTTATGTGGACGACCTGGTGACGGGCGCAGATGATGTCGAAGAAGCAAAACGTACATGCAGAGAGGCATCGGAAATCATGACTACTGCGGGAATGCGACTTCGGAAGTGGACGTCGAATGTAAAGGATGTCCAAGAGTTCATGACGGAGGAGGCTGAAGGAGAGATACATGCACAAACGTCAAGCACGCCACAGCAAAAAGTGCTCGGTGTGGCATGGAACCCAGGGAAGGACGAGTTCCTATTTGACATGCAGTCGCTCCTCGATTTCCTACACAGTCGAAGAGACAACAAGCGATTCGTCTTGCAGGCGGTGGCACGCATATTTGACCCTTTCGGGTTTCTGACGCCGATGACGACAACTGTAAAAATACTCTTTCAAGAATTGTGGCGACTTGGGATCGAGTGGGACGAGCGGATCCCGGAGGACCTTTATAAAGGGTGGGACAAATGGTGCAATCAGCTTCCGGACATTCGTCACGTGTCTGTTCCCAGAAAGTTTGCAGAGGATGTGAGGCTTGCCTGCGTCAAGAAATCCTTACACACATTTTGCGACGCAAGCCCGAAGGCATACGGCGCAGTTATTTATTTGATTTGCAGCAAGCCTGGCGAGGAGCCACGTTGTTCGTTGGTGATCTCTAAAGCGAGGGTAGCACCGCTCAAGAAACTTTCGTTGCCGAGGTTAGAATTGATGGCAACGCTAATCGGAGCACGGCTAGCTCATTTCGTAAAGGAGGCGACGGACCTTCAAGGAATCGAGAGCTACTACTGGACGGACTCGACAGTTGCACTGCAGTGGATTAAGAGCAGTGCGGATAAATGGAAGCAGTTCGTGTCAAATCGGGTGATTGAGGTGCAACAATTGTCTAGCCCCGAGAACTGGCGCCATTGCCCAGGAAGAGAAAACCCGGCGGACCTGTTGACGCGAGGTATGCTCCCATCAACGCTAGCGGGTAATCGTACCTGGTGGAACGGACCTCAGTGGTTGTGCAGCCCTAAGCACAACTGGCCGACGACAAACTCGACACCAGTAGTGAGAGAAGTAGAggcagaagaaaagaaagcttcagCAGCGCTTCATAATACCGCTGGATCGGAGTTGGTGCCAGTCCTCGACATTAACCGTTACAGTTCCTTCCTCCGGATGGTTCGTGTGACTGCTTGGGTCAAGCGCTTTAAAAATAACGCCCAAAGAGCATCACAGAGCCAAACTGGACCCCTGACCGCGAAGGAAATCGACGATGCTGAGAAGCACTGGATAAAAGCTGTTCAACGAGAAGTTTTTGGAGAAGAAATCAACAAGCTGAGGGCATCCCAGCCGTTGGACGGAAAATCTGCCATTCGCGATTTCAGTCCGTATCTAGATGACGACAACGTACTTCGGGTAGGAGGACGTCTACAATTTAGCGAGTCTAGAGAGTCAACCAAGCATCCCTTGCTTCTACCGGCCGACCATCATTTCACTTCTTTGTTAATCGAGAAGGAACATCTCCGGTTGCTTCACGGCGGGATTTGCGACACGCTAGGGCAGTTACGGGAACGATTTTGGATAATCAGAGGACGTCAAGCGGTAAAGAAGATTATCAAGAGATGTTTAGCCTGTCGAAAGCAAGCGTGCAAGCCAGCATCTGCACCAGTAGCGCCTTTACCGGCTGACAGGGTTACCAAATGCAAGCCATTCGACGTGACTGGCGTTGACTTCGCCGGACCGCTTTTGTACCGAGAAAGACGACGTGACCAAAAGTGCTATATAGCGTTGTTCACATGTGCCGTAACACGCGCGGTACATCTTGAGCTTGTCACCAGCATGTCGACGGATGCTTTCCTGTGGGCATTGAGACGCTTCGTTTCTAGAAGAGGAACTCCGACGACGCTTTATTCCGATAATGCGACGACCTTTAAGCGAGCCGCGAAGGACCTAAGGCTCATGGTCAAAATGGTGAAAAGCGAAACCGTTCAAGACTACTTCGCTAACCACAAGATACAATGGAAATACATTGCTGAGAGAGCCGCCTGGTGGGGCGGCTTCTGGGAGCGGCTGGTAAGAACGGTGAAAACAACGCTGCGGAAGGTGCTTGGGCGAAGTAGCCTCCATTTCGAAGGACTGACAACAGTACTCAGCGAAGTTGAAGCAGTAGTCAATTCGCGACCCCTGACTTTCACGTTCAGTGATACTGGAGAGCCACAGCCGTTGACACCATCCCACTTTTTAATCGGACAAAAGCTGACTAGTCTTCCTTCACTGAACTCGGCCAAGAATATGTCATCCACACCAGAGGAACTGAAGCGACGGTGGAAGTATCAGGTCGAAGTGACTGAAAGATTTTGGAATAGGTGGAGGAGAGAATATCTCCTAGAGTTAGCATCAGCGCATCGAGCACGACATGCGGACTGTCATCACTTGCGAGTTGACGACATCGTGCTGCTTCATGACGAAAAGGTGCCAAGGCACATGTGGAAAGTGTGCAGAATAACTGAGACGTTTCCTGGGCGAGATGGCACGGTCCGATCTTGCAAGATAATGTTACCGAATGGTTTCGAACTGCGGCGGCCAGTTCAGGCTGTATTTCCTCTCGAGTTGGTTGACTGA